Proteins from one Fragaria vesca subsp. vesca linkage group LG6, FraVesHawaii_1.0, whole genome shotgun sequence genomic window:
- the LOC101310531 gene encoding cytochrome P450 76A2-like, with translation MEYLPWNFLVYVVIPSLLFLLIRWRSNSGGEQAFPPGPPGWPILGNMLDLGAMPHKTLTELRHRFGSVLWLRLGVRNTMVIQSAKAATEFFKNHDLTFVERNINIGARVHDYHKGSLALAPYGTQWRVLRRLVTVDMLTNKRINETASIRRKCVENMQKWIEEEATKLEENGSSSEGVHVARFVFLMTFNLLGNLMLSRDLVDPNSKEGLEFFDAMRGLMETNGHGNIADYFPWLRWLDPQGVKRRMKKHVGKALEIASCFVKARMKERKLVGGEKTKDFLDVLLDFEDNENDESAKISDHHLNIFILEIFMAGSETTSSTTEWALTELLCNPETLNKAKSELNRVIGPNRKIEESDVDNLPYLQCIIKETFRLHPPIPFLVPRKAVQDTKFMGYFVPKDTQVFVNAYAIGRDPEVWTDEPESFKPERFIGSKIDYKGQHYELIPFGAGRRMCAGVPLGHRMLHLTLGSLLHQFDWALGRNVSKESMNWNDNLGITMRKSEPLLAVPTKCLP, from the exons ATGGAGTACTTACCCTGGAATTTTCTTGTTTATGTTGTCATACCATCTCTGCTGTTCTTGCTGATCCGGTGGAGATCAAACTCAGGTGGTGAACAAGCGTTTCCACCCGGCCCACCGGGATGGCCAATCCTCGGCAACATGCTCGACCTTGGAGCTATGCCGCACAAAACCCTCACCGAGCTACGACACCGATTCGGTTCTGTTTTATGGCTGAGGCTCGGTGTCCGCAACACCATGGTAATCCAATCCGCCAAAGCAGCCACCGAGTTTTTCAAAAACCACGACCTGACGTTTGTTGAGCGGAATATCAATATAGGTGCTCGTGTCCACGACTACCATAAGGGTTCACTCGCGCTGGCCCCTTACGGTACACAATGGCGCGTGTTAAGGCGCCTAGTGACCGTGGACATGCTGACCAACAAGCGTATCAATGAGACGGCATCGATACGCAGAAAGTGCGTCGAAAACATGCAAAAATGGATTGAAGAAGAAGCAACTAAACTCGAGGAAAATGGATCATCATCAGAGGGAGTCCATGTCGCTCGGTTCGTGTTCCTCATGACATTTAACCTTCTTGGGAATCTAATGTTGTCGAGGGACTTGGTGGATCCGAATTCGAAAGAAGGGTTGGAGTTTTTTGACGCGATGAGGGGACTGATGGAGACCAATGGTCATGGTAACATAGCGGACTACTTTCCATGGCTGAGATGGCTTGACCCACAGGGTGTGAAGAGAAGGATGAAGAAGCACGTCGGAAAAGCTCTGGAGATTGCCTCCTGTTTTGTGAAGGCGCGGATGAAAGAGAGGAAGTTGGTGGGTGGAGAGAAAACTAAGGACTTTCTGGATGTGCTGCTTGATTTTGAAGACAACGAAAATGATGAATCAGCCAAGATTTCTGATCATCATCTCAATATTTTCATTCTG GAAATATTTATGGCCGGTTCAGAGACAACAAGCAGCACAACCGAGTGGGCACTGACTGAGCTTCTATGCAACCCAGAGACGCTGAACAAGGCCAAGTCCGAGCTCAATAGAGTGATAGGTCCAAACAGAAAGATTGAAGAAAGTGACGTTGACAATCTTCCATACTTGCAATGCATAATCAAAGAAACCTTCAGATTGCATCCACCAATTCCCTTCCTTGTACCAAGAAAAGCTGTGCAAGATACAAAGTTCATGGGTTACTTCGTACCCAAAGATACACAGGTATTTGTGAATGCTTATGCAATTGGAAGAGATCCAGAAGTGTGGACGGATGAGCCTGAGTCATTTAAGCCTGAGAGGTTCATAGGGTCGAAAATTGATTATAAAGGTCAGCATTATGAGTTGATTCCTTTTGGAGCTGGGAGAAGAATGTGTGCAGGTGTGCCATTGGGTCATAGAATGCTGCACCTTACTTTGGGATCATTGCTTCACCAATTCGATTGGGCACTTGGCAGGAATGTTTCTAAAGAATCTATGAATTGGAATGACAATCTAGGAATTACAATGAGGAAGTCTGAGCCATTACTTGCTGTGCCTACAAAGTGCTTGCCTTAG